TGGGCGCGATATGCTCAGCCGCATGTTGCTAGGATCGCGCATCAGCCTTTCGGTAGGTTTTATTGCAGTTTTCATTTCGTTGTTGATTGGGCTTTTCATTGGCAGCCTAGGGGGATATTTCGGGGGCAGGACCGACGATGTAGTTATGTGGTTGATTAATGTCATATGGTCGCTGCCCACCTTGTTGCTGGTTATTGCCATCACCTTTGCATTGGGAAAAGGGTTCTGGCAGGTGTTTGTGGCGGTGGGGCTTACCATGTGGGTCGAGGTTGCCCGCGTGGTTCGTGGTCAGCTGATCAGTCTGCGCGAGAAAGAGTTTGCCGAAGCTGCAAGGGCATTGGGATACAACCATTTCCGAATAGTTTTCAGGCATTTGCTGCCCAATGTGGTCAGTCCGCTCATTGTCATTTCGGCCGGCAATTTTGCTTCTGCCATCTTGATTGAGGCTGGCCTGAGTTTTCTGGGTTTGGGCGTGCAGCCGCCCATGCCCTCCTGGGGCAGCATGTTGCGCGAAAATTATGCATTTATCCTGCTCGATGCGGCCCACCTGGCCATTTTGCCCGGCCTGGCCATCATGCTGCTTACCCTTGCGTTTATGCTGGTAGGCAATGCCTTGCGCGACGCACTCGACGTCAGGCTTCCCAAATAAAAAAAACCGGCCATCAGGCCGGCTTTGGCGGTTTTGGTTCTATTTCAATGTTGAGATGTCTTAGTCCTCCTGATAGGGCTTAACCAGTTCGATCAACTCGGGCAGATCCATGCCGATAGCTTGGAGGTGCGAGATTTTTGGCACGCCGTTTTTGTTCCAGCCACGCCTTTGATAAACTGCGTCGAGGAGCTGTTCGTAGCGGTTTTCGCGATACGCACGCAGGGCTTTGAGCTTTTCTTCCGTGCTTTTTCCTTCAGGATCAAATCCGACGAGTTCGCGCAATTGATTGTCGTAGCGCTCAGCACGCGATTCGTATTCTTCGATGGTCACAGGGCCGGCAGCACGGTAGGGTTGGGCATCGTGTTGACGCATGCCATAGCCGCGCCTGAGGTTGAAGATGCGCTGGAAGTTGTACACCCGCTCCGATTGCCTGATCAGCTCGTGCTTGTCGAAAGGTTTTCCGGTTACGGCCTTGTAGATGGTAACGTAGTTGTCCACATGTGCAGGCACTTTGGCAGGTTCGTCGGTAAGGTGGTTGTCTTCGGGTTCCACGTCGTTCCAGGGCAGTTTGCAA
This window of the Bacteroidota bacterium genome carries:
- a CDS encoding ABC transporter permease gives rise to the protein MRRFLQNTVGVVALIFILLVALAALFSYHISPDPTPGANRQMLEIASLSPGTGIQVLRIQRGQPDSTGFFGRFIHGRRDHFESVPLRSWRFDQDKLCYEVFDADAAQQSEEVCLALQQIVFGEGADKLMAVQSVAELREKVENQHIVDATFWLGTDQFGRDMLSRMLLGSRISLSVGFIAVFISLLIGLFIGSLGGYFGGRTDDVVMWLINVIWSLPTLLLVIAITFALGKGFWQVFVAVGLTMWVEVARVVRGQLISLREKEFAEAARALGYNHFRIVFRHLLPNVVSPLIVISAGNFASAILIEAGLSFLGLGVQPPMPSWGSMLRENYAFILLDAAHLAILPGLAIMLLTLAFMLVGNALRDALDVRLPK